In Nitrospiria bacterium, one DNA window encodes the following:
- a CDS encoding polymer-forming cytoskeletal protein — protein MGQTAIIGQSIYIKGELTGNEDLTIEGKVEGKIELKDHHLTIGPGGNIKADLNARTITILGEVHGNVTATEKVEIKEAGKLRGDIQAPRVAIADGAFFKGSVDMQQDANASKEKPLREQKSFSQPSERVAVKV, from the coding sequence ATGGGACAAACGGCTATCATCGGACAGTCGATCTACATCAAAGGAGAGCTGACCGGTAATGAGGATTTGACCATCGAAGGAAAGGTGGAAGGAAAAATCGAGCTAAAAGATCACCATTTGACCATCGGACCAGGCGGAAATATTAAAGCCGATCTCAACGCGAGAACCATTACCATTCTTGGTGAGGTTCACGGAAACGTTACCGCCACGGAAAAAGTGGAGATCAAAGAAGCCGGGAAACTCAGAGGGGATATCCAGGCACCACGGGTAGCCATTGCAGATGGAGCCTTCTTCAAGGGAAGTGTGGATATGCAACAGGATGCCAATGCCTCCAAAGAGAAACCCTTACGAGAACAAAAATCCTTTTCCCAACCCTCCGAACGGGTGGCTGTAAAGGTTTAA